The sequence GCTCGACCTGCACCTCGCCGCTGAGTTTTTCGACTCGAAAGTCCGCCGGATAGCTCTCATGCGGGTCGATCAGCACCGCGGAAATGCCGGCGCGGCCGAGCATCGCGGCGGCGGTCGAGCCGGACAATCCCCCGCCGATGATGGCAATGTCGGTGTACCGCATGGCGCAAATCTCTGCTGAAGGCGGCAGATTGACGCATCAACAGGAAAAAAAGCCTTAGCAAGGGTTATAAAAGTATATTTCACCCGGGTATAATGTGTCATTGGGGTGGCGGAACAGGCGCAGCGTTCCCATATCGGCGTAGGGCGGTGAGTGCGGTAAACATCGGTTTCGACAGGCGCGAGAAGCGTTTTGTGACTGTCGTTTCACCTTGACTTGACCGATTCTCACTTATAGAAAGCGCCTCACTTAACGACAGGCGGTGAGCATCGCCAACGTCGGTACGGACCACCTGCCTGATCATCTAGGGATCGTCCGGCAGGCACCAACCTCGACGAATGCCGCTCAGACGCTGTCGATCATAGCTAGGCAATGCCAGTGCGATTCTAGTTCTCTTGAGCATGTTCTCTTGAGATCGAATTCGGATGCATGACCTCGGTGCGCGGGCCGCAGCTTTCTGCTGGTTGGCCTGAAAACTGCGGTCCTCTGTGGCGTCGTAACGCTTTCCGCTCGTTGATGGAGCGGTTGGCGCAATTTCGCTTTGTGCGGATTGTTCCGCTCAGGGCGGCCTCGTCGGGCGGGTGGCCCGAACAGAATTTGCGGTCCCGGCAACGGGCCGCGCCAAGACAGCGGGCCCGCAAGGGGCCGCGATAACAAAGGGTAAGGCCAGGATGCCGACGATCAACCAGCTGATCGCTCAACCGCGGGAAGTGCAGAAGTCGCGCAAGAAGGTGCCGGCGCTGCAGCAGTCGCCTCAGAAGCGTGGTGTTTGCACCCGCGTCTACACCACGACCCCGAAGAAGCCGAACTCGGCGCTTCGTAAGGTCGCCAAGGTGCGTCTGACCAACGGCTTCGAGGTGATCGGCTACATCCCCGGCGAAGGTCATAACCTCCAGGAGCACTCGGTGGTCATGATCCGCGGCGGCCGCGTCAAGGACTTGCCCGGCGTGCGCTACCACATCCTCCGCGGCGTTCTGGATACCCAGGGCGTCAAGAACCGTAAGCAGCGTCGTTCGAAGTACGGCGCCAAGCGTCCGAAGTAAGCGGGAACCAAGCCTATGTCTCGTCGCCACTCTGCGGAAAAGCGCGAAGTTCTCCCGGATCCGAAGTTCGGGAACATCATCGTCACCAAGTTCATGAACTCGGTGATGTACGCCGGCAAGAAGTCGGTCGCCGAAGGCATCGTCTACGGTGCGTTTGGCATCATCGAATCCAAGACCAAGCAGAACCCGCTCGGCGTGTTCGAGCAGGCACTCGAGAACGTCATGCCGACGATCGAAGTGCGCTCCCGCCGCGTCGGTGGTGCGACCTATCAGGTTCCGGTCGAGGTTCGTTCGACCCGCCGTCAGGCGCTGGGTATCCGCTGGCTGATCTCGGCGGCGCGTGAGCGCAACGAGAAGACGATGACCGAGCGTCTTTCGGCCGAGCTCCTGGACGCATCGAACAACCGAGGCAACGCCGTCAAGAAGCGTGAAGACGTGCACCGGATGGCGGAAGCCAACCGCGCCTTCTCGCACTATCGCTGGTAACGGCGAAACAAACGGACTCGCAAGGAACACCCCATGCCCCGCCAACATGCCATCGAAGACTACCGTAACTTCGGTATCATGGCGCATATCGACGCCGGCAAGACGACGACGACCGAGCGCATCCTCTATTACACCGGCAAGAGCCACAAGATCGGCGAAGTGCACGAAGGTGCCGCGACGATGGACTGGATGGAGCAGGAGCAGGAGCGTGGCATCACGATCACCTCGGCTGCGACCACCGCCTTCTGGGCCGGCAAGCGGCTGAACATCATCGACACTCCCGGCCACGTCGACTTCACCATCGAAGTCGAGCGTTCGCTGCGCGTGCTCGACGGCGCCGTCTGCGTGCTCGACTCGAACCAGGGCGTCGAGCCCCAGACCGAGACCGTCTGGCGCCAGGGCGACAAGTACAAGGTTCCGCGCATCGTCTTCGCCAACAAGATGGACAAGATCGGTGCCGACTTCTTCAAGTGTCTGGCGGACATCGTCGACCGCCTGGGCGCCAAGCCCGTCGCGATCCAGCTTCCGATCGGTGCCGAGAACAACTTCAAGGGTCTCGTCGACCTCGTGAAGATGAAGGGCGTCGTCTGGAACGATGAAGCCCTCGGCGCCAAGTTCGACTATGTCGACATTCCGGAAGATCTCGTCGACCAGGCCAAGGAATACCGCGAGAAGATGGTGGAGGCCGCCGTCGAGCTCGACGACGATGCCATGGCCGCTTACCTCGACGGCAAGGAGCCGGACGAGGCGACCCTGAAGCGCCTGATCCGCAAGGCGGTGCTGACCGGCGCGTTCTATCCCGTGCTGTGCGGCTCGGCCTTCAAGAACAAGGGCGTGCAGCCGCTGCTCGACGCCGTCGTCGACTATCTGCCGTCGCCGCTCGACGTGCCCGCGATCAAGGGCACCGACGACAAGGGCAACGAAGTCGTGCGCAAGGCGGACGACAAGGAGCCGCTGGCGCTGCTCGCGTTCAAGATCATGGACGACCCGTTCGTCGGCACCATCACCTTCTGCCGCATCTACTCCGGCGTTCTCCAGAGCGGCACCGGCGTCGTGAACTCGACCCGCGAGAAAAAGGAGCGCATCGGGCGCATGCTGTTGATGCATGCGAACAACCGCGAGGACATCAAGGAAGCCTATGCCGGCGACATCGTCGCGCTGGCCGGCCTGAAGGAAGCGCGCACCGGTGACACGCTGTGCGATCCCGACAAGCAGGTGATCCTGGAGAAGATGGAATTCCCCGAGCCGGTCATCGAGATCGCGATCGAGCCGAAGTCCAAGGCCGACCAGGAGAAGCTGGGCGTGGCGCTGGCCAAGCTCGCGGCGGAGGATCCGTCCTTCCGCGTCTCGACCGACCACGAGTCCGGCCAGACCATCCTCAAGGGCATGGGCGAACTCCACCTCGACATCAAGGTCGACATCCTCAAGCGCACCTACAAGGTCGACGCCAACATCGGCGCGCCGCAGGTGGCGTTCCGTGAGCGCGTCACCAAGCGGGTGGAGCACAGCTACACCCACAAGAAGCAGACCGGCGGTACCGGCCAGTTCGCGGCCGTGTCGTTCATCGTCGAGCCGAACGAGCCCGGCAAGGGCTACGAGTTCGAATCGAAGATCGTCGGCGGTGCGGTGCCGAAGGAATACATTCCCGGCGTCGAGAAGGGTCTGGAGAGCGTGCTGTCGTCCGGCGTGGTTGCGGGCTTCCCCGTGGTCGACGTCAAGGTGCAGCTGGTCGACGGCAAGTATCACGACGTCGACTCGTCGGCGCTCGCCTTCGAAATCGCTTCGCGCGCCTGCTTCCGCGAAGCGCTGCAGATGGGCAAGTCCGTCCTGCTTGAGCCGATCATGAAGGTCGAAGTGGTGACCCCGGAAGACTACACCGGCTCGGTCATCGGCGACCTGAATTCCCGGCGCGGTCAGATCCAGGGTCAGGACATGCGCGGCAACGCCAACGTCATCAACGCGATGGTGCCGCTCATGAACATGTTTGGTTACGTGAATAACCTGCGCTCGATGAGCCAGGGTCGCGCGACCTTCACCATGCAGTTCGATCACTACGCAGAAGCGCCGGCCAACGTGTCGGCAGAAGTCCAAAAGAAGTTTGCCTGATTGTCGTCGGTCTCAAGCTGACGATTGAACGGAGAGTCAAATGGCCAAAGCAAAGTTTGAACGTACCAAGCCGCACTGCAACATCGGCACCATCGGTCACGTCGACCATGGTAAGACGTCGCTGACCGCGGCGATCACCAAGGTTCTCGCCGAAGCCGGCGGTGCGACGTTCACCGCGTACGACCAGATCGACAAGGCGCCGGAAGAGAAGGCGCGCGGCATCACCATCTCGACCGCGCACGTCGAGTACGAGACGCCGAACCGCCACTACGCCCACGTCGACTGCCCCGGCCACGCCGACTACGTGAAGAACATGATCACCGGCGCCGCCCAGATGGACGGTGCGATCCTCGTCGTGTCGGCCGCTGACGGCCCGATGCCGCAGACCCGCGAGCACATCCTGCTCGCCCGCCAGGTCGGCGTACCCGCGCTCGTCGTGTTCCTCAACAAGTGCGACATGGTCGACGATCCGGAACTGCTCGAGCTCGTCGAGCTCGAAGTCCGCGAGCTGCTCTCGAAGTACGAATTCCCGGGCGACAAGATCCCGATCATCAAGGGTTCGGCTCTCGCCGCTCTCGAAGACAGCGACAAGAAGCTCGGCCACGATGCCATCATCGAGCTGATGAAGAACGTCGACAGCTACATTCCGCAGCCGGAGCGTCCGATCGACCAGCCGTTCCTGATGCCGGTCGAAGACGTGTTCTCGATCTCGGGCCGCGGCACCGTCGTGACCGGCCGTGTCGAGCGCGGCGTCGTCAAGGTCGGCGAGGAAATCGAGATCGTCGGTCTCCGTGCGACCCAGAAGACCACCGTCACCGGCGTCGAAATGTTCCGCAAGCTGCTCGATCAGGGTCAGGCCGGCGACAACATCGGCGCTCTGCTCCGCGGCACCAAGCGCGAGGACGTCGAGCGCGGCCAGGTTCTGGCCAAGCCGGGTTCGGTCAAGCCGCACACCAAGTTCAAGGCTGAGGCCTACATCCTCACCAAGGAAGAGGGCGGTCGCCACACCCCGTTCTTCACCAACTACCGTCCGCAGTTCTACTTCCGCACCACCGACGTGACCGGTGTCGTGCACCTGCCGGAAGGCACCGAGATGGTGATGCCGGGCGACAACATTGCGATGGAAGTGCACCTGATCGTGCCGATCGCGATGGAAGAGAAGCTCCGCTTCGCGATCCGCGAAGGCGGCCGCACCGTCGGCGCCGGCGTCGTCGCCTCGATCATCGAGTAATTACGAGAAAAGGGACGGCGAGTAGCGAATGGTGACATTCGCTATTCGCTATTCGCCACCCACTGAAGAGAGACCACGGCAATGAACGGCCAAAACATTCGTATCCGTCTCAAGGCGTTCGACCATCGTATCCTCGATACGTCGACCCGTGAGATCGTGAACACGGCGAAGCGCACCGGCGCGCAGGTCCGCGGACCCATTCCGCTGCCCACCCGCATCGAGAAGTTCACCGTCAACCGTTCGCCCCACGTCGACAAGAAGAGCCGCGAACAGTTCGAGATGCGCACTCACAAGCGCCTGCTCGACATCGTCGATCCGACCCCGCAGACCGTCGATGCTTTGATGAAGCTCGACCTGGCCGCCGGTGTCGACGTCGAGATCAAGCTCTAAGATTTTGGATCCCGTTCGCGAAAGCGGACAAAGAGAACAGGAAGCAAGCCGATGCGCTCCGGAGTGATCGCACAAAAGGTCGGGATGACGCGGGTCTTCACGGAGGCCGGCGAACATATCCCCGTGACCGTGCTGAAGCTCGGCAATTGCCAGGTCGTAGGCCACCGCACCGAAGAGAAGAACGGTTACGTCGCGCTCCAGCTTGGTTCTGGCGCCCGCAAGACCGTTTACATGCCCAAGGCAGAGCGTGGCCAGTTCGCGGTCGCCAAGGTCGAGCCGAAGCGTCGGGTCGAGGAATTCCGCGTCACTGCGGATGCCATGATCCCCGTGGGAGCCGAGATCCTCGCCGACCATTTCGTCGTCGGCCAGTTCGTCGATGTCACCGGCACCTCGGTCGGTAAGGGCTTCGCCGGCGGCATGAAGCGCTGGAACTTCGGCGGTCTGCGTGCCACGCACGGTGTGTCGGTCTCGCATCGCTCGATCGGTTCGACCGGTGGTCGTCAGGACCCCGGCAAGACCTGGAAGAACAAGAAGATGCCCGGCCACATGGGTGTCGATCGCATCACCACGCTCAACCTCCGCGTCGTTCAGCTCGACGTCGAGCGTGGCCTGATCCTCGTCGAAGGCGCCGTTCCCGGCTCCAAGGGCGGCTGGATCCGCGTGCGCGACGCCGTCAAGAAGCCGCTGCCGAAGGAAGCTCCGAAGCCCGGCAAGTTCAAGGTTGCTGGCGACGCGGAAGCCGCCCCGGCTGCGCAGGAGGCGTGAGATGGAATTGAAGGTCACCACCCTCGAAGGTAAGGAAGCAGGCTCCGTCCAGCTGTCCGACGCCATTTTCGGCCTCGAGCCGCGCCAGGACATCATTGCGCGCTGCGTGCAGTGGCAGCTCAACAAGCGTCAGGCTGGCACGCACAAGGCCAAGGGCCGCGCCGAGATCTGGCGCACCGGCAAGAAGATGTACAAGCAGAAGGGTACCGGCGGTGCTCGTCACGGCTCGGCCCGCGTGCCGCAGTTCCGCGGCGGCGGTCGTGCCTTCGGTCCGGTGGTGCGTTCGCACGCCACCGACCTGCCGAAGAAGGTCCGTGCGCTCGCTCTCAAGCATGCGCTCTCGGCCAAGGCCAAGGACGGCGATCTGCTCGTGATCGAGAAGGCCGCGCTGGAAGCCGCCAAGACCAAGGCGCTGCTCGGTCACTTCTCGGGCCTCGGCTTGACTAACGCACTGATCATCGACGGTGCCGAACTCAACAACGGCTTCGCCGCTGCGGCCCGCAACATCCCGAACATGGACGTGCTGCCGATCCAGGGCATCAACGTCTATGACATCCTGCGCCGTCAGAAGCTCGTTCTGACCAAGGCCGCCATCGATGCGCTGGAGGCGCGCTTCAAATGACGAAGAACATCGAGCCTCGCCACTACGACGTGATCCTGTCGCCGGTCGTGACCGAAAAGGCGACGATCGCCTCGGAGCACAACAAGGTGCTGTTCAAGGTGGCCGCCAAGGCGACCAAGCCGCAGATCAAGGAAGCGATCGAGAAGCTGTTCGACGTCAAGGTCAAGAGCGTCAACACGCTGGTCCGCAAGGGCAAGACCAAGGTCTTCCGCGGCAATCTCGGTTCGCAGTCGAACACCAAGCGCGCGATCGTGACCCTCGAAGAGGGTCATCGGATCGACGTGACCACCGGTCTGTAAGGTCGCACGACGATGGCACTGAAGAAATTCAATCCCACGACACCGGGCCAGCGCCAGCTGGTCATGGTCGATCGTTCAGCCCTCTACAAGGGCAAGCCGGTCAAGGCGCTCACCGAAGGCAAGCATTCCTCGGGCGGTCGCAACAACACCGGTCGCATCACCGTGCGCTTCCGCGGCGGCGGTCACAAGCAGACCCTGCGCCTCGTCGACTTCAAGCGCGACAAGGTCGATGTGCCCGCGACGGTCGAGCGGTTGGAATACGATCCGAACCGCACTGCGTTTATCGCGCTGATCAAGTATCAGGACGGCGAGCAGGCCTACATCCTGGCGCCGCAGCGCCTGGCCGTGGGTGACACCATCGTCGCCGGAAATTACGTCGACGTGAAGCCGGGCAACGTCATGCCGCTTGGCAACATGCCGGTCGGCACGATCATCCACAACATCGAGGTCAAGATCGGGAAGGGCGGCCAGCTCGCCCGTTCCGCGGGCACCTACGCCCAGCTCGTCGGCCGCGATCAGGACTACGTGATCATCCGCCTGAATTCGGGCGAGCAGCGCCTGGTGCACGGCCGTTGCCGCGGCACGATCGGCGCGGTGTCGAACCCGGATCACATGAACACCTCGATCGGCAAGGCCGGCCGCAACCGTTGGCTGGGCCGCAAGCCGCACAACCGCGGTGTTTCGATGAACCCGATCGACCATCCGCACGGCGGTGGTGAAGGTCGTACCTCGGGCGGTCGCCACCCGGTCACCCCGTGGGGCAAGCCGACCAAGGGCAAGAAGACCCGCACCAACAAGTCGACCAACAAATTCATTCTCCTAAGCCGCCACAAGCGGAAGAAGTAAGGAACGCCGGACATGGTTCGTTCAGTCTGGAAAGGCCCGTTCGTCGAGGGTTCTCTGCTCAAGAAGGCAGATGCCGCGCGCGCGTCCGGCCGTCACGACGTCATCAAGATCTGGAGCCGTCGCTCGACGATCCTGCCGCAGTTCGTTGGCCTGACCTTCGGCGTTTACAACGGTCAGAAGCACGTGCCGGTGGCGGTCAACGAGGAAATGGTCGGTCACAAGTTCGGCGAGTTCTCGCCGACCCGGACCTTCCATGGCCACTCCGGCGACAAGAAAGCCAAGAAGGCTTGAGGATTAAACGATGAGCAAACCTAAGCGCGAACGGAGCCTCGCCGACAACGAGGCCAAGGCGGTCGCCCGGATGCTGCGGGTGAGCCCGCAGAAGCTCAACCTGGTCGCCCAGCTCATTCGCGGCCGGAAGGCTTCCGCTGCGCTCGCCGACCTGCAGTTTTCGCGCAAGCGGATCGCGGTCGACGTGAAGAAGTGCCTGGAATCGGCTATCGCCAATGCCGAGAACAACCACGACCTCGACGTCGATGATCTCGTCGTGGCGCAGGCCTTCGTCGGCAACGGCCTCGTGATGAAGCGCTTCGCCGCCCGTGGCCGTGGCCGCTCGGGCCGTGTCTATAAACCATTTTCGCAGCTGACGATCATTGTTCGTCAGGTCGAAGCCGAAGCAGCAGCGGCTTAAGGGTCGCAGGAGAAAACGATGGGTCAAAAGATCAATCCGATCGGTCTGCGTCTCGGCATCAACCGGACCTGGGATTCCCGCTGGTTCGCCGGCAAGCAGGAATACGGCAAGCTGCTGCACGAGGACGTCAAGATCCGCGAGATCCTGCACAAGGAGCTCAAGCAGGCGGCCGTCGCCCGCATCGTGATCGAGCGTCCGCACAAGAAGTGCCGCGTCACCATCCACTCGGCCCGTCCGGGCGTGGTGATCGGCAAGAAGGGCGCCGACATCGACAAGCTGCGCAAGCGCGTTGCGGACATCACCTCGTCCGACGTCGTCATCAACATCGTCGAGATCCGCAAGCCGGAGCTCGATGCGACGCTGGTGGCCGAGTCGATCGCGCAGCAGCTGGAGCGCCGCGTGGCGTTCCGCCGCGCCATGAAGCGCGCCGTGCAGTCGGCGATGCGTCTCGGCGCGGAAGGCATCCGCATCAACTGCTCGGGACGTCTCGGCGGTGCGGAAATCGCGCGCATGGAGTGGTACCGCGAAGGTCGCGTGCCGCTGCACACGCTGCGTGCCGACATCGACTACGGCGTTGCGACCGCGTTCACGACCTTCGGCACCTGCGGCGTCAAGGTCTGGATCTTCAAGGGCGAGATCCTCGAGCACGATCCGATGGCCCAGGACAAGAGAATGGCCGAAGGCGAGACCGGCGGCGGTGGTGATCGTGGTGGCCGTCAGCGCCGCGACACGGCTGCGGCCTAAAGCCAGACAGGAATTTGAGGGCTTAAAGCCATGATGCAACCAAAGAAAACGAAGTTCCGGAAGGCGCATAAGGGCCGCATCCACGGCGTTGCGTCTTCGGGCGCGACGTTGGCGTTCGGCCAGTACGGCCTGAAGGCGACCGAACCTGAGCGCGTCACCGCGCGCCAGATCGAGGCCGCCCGCCGCGCGCTGACCCGCCACATGAAGCGCGCCGGCCGCGTCTGGATCCGCGTGTTCCCCGACGTTCCGGTGTCGAAGAAGCCGGCCGAAGTCCGCATGGGCTCCGGCAAGGGTTCGCCGGAACTGTGGGTGGCGCGCGTCAAGCCGGGCCGGGTGCTGTTCGAGATCGACGGCGTCAACACCCAGACGGCGCGTGAGGCGCTGACCCTGGCGGCCGCCAAGCTGCCGATCAAGACGCGCTTCGTCGAGCGCATTGCGGAGTAATGGCCATGGCCCAGATGAAGATCGAAGACATCCGCGCGATGAGCCCCGACCAGCAGGATGACGCCATCCTGAACCTGAAGAAGGAGCGCTTCAACCTGCGCTTCCAGCGCGCCACCGGGCAGCTCGAGAACACCTCGCGCCTGCGCGAGGCCCGCCGTGACATCGCCCGGATCAAGACCGTCGCCGCGCAGACGCGCGCGAAGAAGAAGTAAGAGGCTTACGAAGATGCCGAAACGTACTTTGCAGGGCGTGGTCGTCAGCGACAAGCAAGCCAAGACCATCGTGGTGCGCGTCGATCGCCGCTTCACGCACCCGATCTACAAGAAGACGATCCGCCGTTCGAAGAACTATCACGCGCACGACGAGAGCAACGAGTTCAAGCCGGGCGACGTGGTGTGGATCGAGGAATCGAAGCCGATTTCGAAGTTGAAGCGCTGGGTCGTGATCCGGGGCGAACACAAGAAAAGCGCCTGATCTGTTGGCTTTAGCCGACTGACTTCAGGGAAATGTTGAGCGCCGGCTGGGCTGGCGCAATTAGAAAGAGGACGAGGTGCATCAATGATTCAGATGCAGACCAACCTCGACGTGGCCGACAATTCTGGCGCACGCCGTGTCATGTGTATCAAGGTGCTCGGGGGTTCCAAGCGCCGCTATGCCACCATCGGCGACATCATCGTCGTCTCGATCAAGGAAGCGATTCCGCGTGGCAAGGTGAAGAAGGGCGACGTGATGAAGGCCGTTGTGGTGCGCGTCCGCAAGGACATCCGCCGCGCCGACGGTTCGGTCATCCGCTTCGACCGCAACGCCGCCGTTCTGATCAACAACCAGTCCGAGCCGGTCGGCACCCGTATCTTCGGGCCCGTGCCGCGCGAGCTGCGCGCCAAGAACCACATGAAGATCATTTCGCTCGCGCCGGAGGTGCTGTGATGGCTGCGAAGATCCGCAAGGGCGACAAGGTCGTCGTGCTGACCGGCCGTGACAAGGGCCGCACCGGCGAAGTGTTCGAGGTTCGTCCCGACGCCGGCACCGCGCTGGTGCGCGGCGTCAACATGGTCAAGCGTCACCAGAAGCAGACGCAGGCCCAGGAGGGCGGCATCATCTCGAAAGAGGCGCCGATCCAACTGTCCAACATCGCGTATGTCGGCAAGGACGGAAAGCCGACCCGCGTCGGATTCAAGATTCTGGCGGACGGCAAGAAGGTCCGCATCGCCAAGAGCTC is a genomic window of Bradyrhizobium sp. CB1717 containing:
- the rpsL gene encoding 30S ribosomal protein S12 yields the protein MPTINQLIAQPREVQKSRKKVPALQQSPQKRGVCTRVYTTTPKKPNSALRKVAKVRLTNGFEVIGYIPGEGHNLQEHSVVMIRGGRVKDLPGVRYHILRGVLDTQGVKNRKQRRSKYGAKRPK
- the rpsG gene encoding 30S ribosomal protein S7, whose amino-acid sequence is MSRRHSAEKREVLPDPKFGNIIVTKFMNSVMYAGKKSVAEGIVYGAFGIIESKTKQNPLGVFEQALENVMPTIEVRSRRVGGATYQVPVEVRSTRRQALGIRWLISAARERNEKTMTERLSAELLDASNNRGNAVKKREDVHRMAEANRAFSHYRW
- the fusA gene encoding elongation factor G; the encoded protein is MPRQHAIEDYRNFGIMAHIDAGKTTTTERILYYTGKSHKIGEVHEGAATMDWMEQEQERGITITSAATTAFWAGKRLNIIDTPGHVDFTIEVERSLRVLDGAVCVLDSNQGVEPQTETVWRQGDKYKVPRIVFANKMDKIGADFFKCLADIVDRLGAKPVAIQLPIGAENNFKGLVDLVKMKGVVWNDEALGAKFDYVDIPEDLVDQAKEYREKMVEAAVELDDDAMAAYLDGKEPDEATLKRLIRKAVLTGAFYPVLCGSAFKNKGVQPLLDAVVDYLPSPLDVPAIKGTDDKGNEVVRKADDKEPLALLAFKIMDDPFVGTITFCRIYSGVLQSGTGVVNSTREKKERIGRMLLMHANNREDIKEAYAGDIVALAGLKEARTGDTLCDPDKQVILEKMEFPEPVIEIAIEPKSKADQEKLGVALAKLAAEDPSFRVSTDHESGQTILKGMGELHLDIKVDILKRTYKVDANIGAPQVAFRERVTKRVEHSYTHKKQTGGTGQFAAVSFIVEPNEPGKGYEFESKIVGGAVPKEYIPGVEKGLESVLSSGVVAGFPVVDVKVQLVDGKYHDVDSSALAFEIASRACFREALQMGKSVLLEPIMKVEVVTPEDYTGSVIGDLNSRRGQIQGQDMRGNANVINAMVPLMNMFGYVNNLRSMSQGRATFTMQFDHYAEAPANVSAEVQKKFA
- the tuf gene encoding elongation factor Tu; translated protein: MAKAKFERTKPHCNIGTIGHVDHGKTSLTAAITKVLAEAGGATFTAYDQIDKAPEEKARGITISTAHVEYETPNRHYAHVDCPGHADYVKNMITGAAQMDGAILVVSAADGPMPQTREHILLARQVGVPALVVFLNKCDMVDDPELLELVELEVRELLSKYEFPGDKIPIIKGSALAALEDSDKKLGHDAIIELMKNVDSYIPQPERPIDQPFLMPVEDVFSISGRGTVVTGRVERGVVKVGEEIEIVGLRATQKTTVTGVEMFRKLLDQGQAGDNIGALLRGTKREDVERGQVLAKPGSVKPHTKFKAEAYILTKEEGGRHTPFFTNYRPQFYFRTTDVTGVVHLPEGTEMVMPGDNIAMEVHLIVPIAMEEKLRFAIREGGRTVGAGVVASIIE
- the rpsJ gene encoding 30S ribosomal protein S10, giving the protein MNGQNIRIRLKAFDHRILDTSTREIVNTAKRTGAQVRGPIPLPTRIEKFTVNRSPHVDKKSREQFEMRTHKRLLDIVDPTPQTVDALMKLDLAAGVDVEIKL
- the rplC gene encoding 50S ribosomal protein L3, coding for MRSGVIAQKVGMTRVFTEAGEHIPVTVLKLGNCQVVGHRTEEKNGYVALQLGSGARKTVYMPKAERGQFAVAKVEPKRRVEEFRVTADAMIPVGAEILADHFVVGQFVDVTGTSVGKGFAGGMKRWNFGGLRATHGVSVSHRSIGSTGGRQDPGKTWKNKKMPGHMGVDRITTLNLRVVQLDVERGLILVEGAVPGSKGGWIRVRDAVKKPLPKEAPKPGKFKVAGDAEAAPAAQEA
- the rplD gene encoding 50S ribosomal protein L4, translated to MELKVTTLEGKEAGSVQLSDAIFGLEPRQDIIARCVQWQLNKRQAGTHKAKGRAEIWRTGKKMYKQKGTGGARHGSARVPQFRGGGRAFGPVVRSHATDLPKKVRALALKHALSAKAKDGDLLVIEKAALEAAKTKALLGHFSGLGLTNALIIDGAELNNGFAAAARNIPNMDVLPIQGINVYDILRRQKLVLTKAAIDALEARFK
- a CDS encoding 50S ribosomal protein L23, which translates into the protein MTKNIEPRHYDVILSPVVTEKATIASEHNKVLFKVAAKATKPQIKEAIEKLFDVKVKSVNTLVRKGKTKVFRGNLGSQSNTKRAIVTLEEGHRIDVTTGL
- the rplB gene encoding 50S ribosomal protein L2, giving the protein MALKKFNPTTPGQRQLVMVDRSALYKGKPVKALTEGKHSSGGRNNTGRITVRFRGGGHKQTLRLVDFKRDKVDVPATVERLEYDPNRTAFIALIKYQDGEQAYILAPQRLAVGDTIVAGNYVDVKPGNVMPLGNMPVGTIIHNIEVKIGKGGQLARSAGTYAQLVGRDQDYVIIRLNSGEQRLVHGRCRGTIGAVSNPDHMNTSIGKAGRNRWLGRKPHNRGVSMNPIDHPHGGGEGRTSGGRHPVTPWGKPTKGKKTRTNKSTNKFILLSRHKRKK
- the rpsS gene encoding 30S ribosomal protein S19, encoding MVRSVWKGPFVEGSLLKKADAARASGRHDVIKIWSRRSTILPQFVGLTFGVYNGQKHVPVAVNEEMVGHKFGEFSPTRTFHGHSGDKKAKKA
- the rplV gene encoding 50S ribosomal protein L22 is translated as MSKPKRERSLADNEAKAVARMLRVSPQKLNLVAQLIRGRKASAALADLQFSRKRIAVDVKKCLESAIANAENNHDLDVDDLVVAQAFVGNGLVMKRFAARGRGRSGRVYKPFSQLTIIVRQVEAEAAAA
- the rpsC gene encoding 30S ribosomal protein S3, which codes for MGQKINPIGLRLGINRTWDSRWFAGKQEYGKLLHEDVKIREILHKELKQAAVARIVIERPHKKCRVTIHSARPGVVIGKKGADIDKLRKRVADITSSDVVINIVEIRKPELDATLVAESIAQQLERRVAFRRAMKRAVQSAMRLGAEGIRINCSGRLGGAEIARMEWYREGRVPLHTLRADIDYGVATAFTTFGTCGVKVWIFKGEILEHDPMAQDKRMAEGETGGGGDRGGRQRRDTAAA
- the rplP gene encoding 50S ribosomal protein L16 gives rise to the protein MMQPKKTKFRKAHKGRIHGVASSGATLAFGQYGLKATEPERVTARQIEAARRALTRHMKRAGRVWIRVFPDVPVSKKPAEVRMGSGKGSPELWVARVKPGRVLFEIDGVNTQTAREALTLAAAKLPIKTRFVERIAE
- the rpmC gene encoding 50S ribosomal protein L29, yielding MAQMKIEDIRAMSPDQQDDAILNLKKERFNLRFQRATGQLENTSRLREARRDIARIKTVAAQTRAKKK
- the rpsQ gene encoding 30S ribosomal protein S17, translating into MPKRTLQGVVVSDKQAKTIVVRVDRRFTHPIYKKTIRRSKNYHAHDESNEFKPGDVVWIEESKPISKLKRWVVIRGEHKKSA
- the rplN gene encoding 50S ribosomal protein L14, translating into MIQMQTNLDVADNSGARRVMCIKVLGGSKRRYATIGDIIVVSIKEAIPRGKVKKGDVMKAVVVRVRKDIRRADGSVIRFDRNAAVLINNQSEPVGTRIFGPVPRELRAKNHMKIISLAPEVL
- the rplX gene encoding 50S ribosomal protein L24, which gives rise to MAAKIRKGDKVVVLTGRDKGRTGEVFEVRPDAGTALVRGVNMVKRHQKQTQAQEGGIISKEAPIQLSNIAYVGKDGKPTRVGFKILADGKKVRIAKSSGAEIDG